In the Leptolyngbya sp. SIO1E4 genome, one interval contains:
- a CDS encoding Mo-dependent nitrogenase C-terminal domain-containing protein, protein MIHLTHPSPPLPTPHKSPNFDVFGPLRRWINKIEVRKPTFARFICRLIPSSCPFERDVTLFGRTVHIPALCKLNPVYDELVALRFRALTYLADTCREDITPYIS, encoded by the coding sequence ATGATTCATCTCACCCATCCCTCTCCTCCGCTTCCTACCCCTCATAAGTCTCCCAACTTTGATGTTTTCGGCCCCTTGCGACGCTGGATTAACAAAATTGAGGTCAGGAAACCCACCTTTGCCCGCTTCATCTGCCGCCTCATTCCCAGCAGCTGCCCGTTTGAGAGGGATGTGACACTCTTCGGTCGCACGGTACATATTCCCGCCCTTTGTAAACTCAACCCGGTATATGACGAACTCGTTGCCCTGCGCTTCAGAGCCCTGACCTATCTAGCTGATACCTGCAGAGAAGACATCACCCCCTACATCAGCTGA
- the nifK gene encoding nitrogenase molybdenum-iron protein subunit beta — MTENTTPQVPENAPDPGKIQDHFDLFKTDTYQDLFEYKRQFEGAHSHEAVAEAAEWTKSWDYREKNFERKALTINPAKACQPLGALFVAAGFEGTLPYSHGSQGCVAYFRTHLTRNYKEPFQAVSSSMTEDAAVFGGLNNLKQGLNNSYTLYKPKMIALCTTCMAEVIGDDIGAFIQTAKNEDLIPQDLPVPSAHTPSFVGSHITGYDNMLKSILATLTEGKKAETTNGKFNFNLGFDPYVGNLRELKRILGLFGVDYTILSDNSDAFDSPNTGEFQMYNGLTTLEDAADSVNAEGTFFFQKYTTPKTQEYINKDWGQKTYNFRPFGIQGTDEFLMALSAITGKAIPLELQQERGRAVDALTDSQAWIHGKRVALYGDPDNVMNITRFLLEMGAEPVHIVVTNSNPDFEAEARELLTNSPYGQEATVWGKKDLWHLRSLMFTEPVDLLIGNSYGKYLWRDTGTPLVRIGYPIFDRHHMHRYPTLGYQGAINQFNWIINTILDELDRQTIVPAKTDISFDLIR; from the coding sequence ATGACTGAGAACACGACCCCCCAAGTGCCGGAAAATGCTCCGGATCCGGGTAAAATCCAAGACCACTTTGACCTATTCAAAACCGATACTTACCAAGACCTGTTCGAATATAAGCGTCAGTTTGAAGGGGCTCACAGCCATGAGGCAGTAGCTGAAGCCGCAGAATGGACAAAGTCTTGGGACTATCGAGAAAAGAACTTTGAGCGCAAAGCCCTCACGATTAACCCCGCTAAAGCCTGTCAGCCCCTAGGTGCACTATTTGTAGCAGCAGGCTTTGAAGGGACATTGCCCTACAGCCACGGTTCTCAAGGCTGTGTGGCTTACTTCCGCACCCACCTCACCCGTAACTATAAAGAACCCTTCCAAGCGGTATCGTCTTCTATGACAGAAGATGCAGCCGTATTTGGCGGATTGAACAACCTTAAGCAGGGTTTGAACAACTCCTACACCCTCTACAAACCCAAAATGATTGCGCTATGCACCACCTGCATGGCCGAGGTCATTGGGGATGACATCGGAGCCTTTATTCAGACCGCCAAAAATGAAGATCTAATTCCACAGGATTTACCCGTTCCCTCTGCTCATACTCCAAGCTTTGTCGGTTCCCACATCACCGGCTACGACAATATGCTCAAGAGCATATTGGCCACATTGACGGAAGGCAAAAAAGCAGAGACGACCAACGGTAAGTTCAACTTCAACTTGGGCTTCGATCCCTATGTTGGTAACCTCCGTGAGCTGAAGCGGATCTTGGGCCTGTTCGGCGTTGACTACACTATCCTGTCGGATAACTCTGATGCCTTTGATTCTCCCAACACGGGCGAGTTCCAAATGTACAACGGGTTGACCACCCTGGAAGACGCCGCTGATTCGGTTAACGCTGAAGGCACCTTCTTCTTCCAGAAGTACACCACACCCAAGACCCAGGAATACATCAACAAGGACTGGGGACAGAAGACCTACAACTTCCGACCTTTCGGCATTCAAGGTACAGATGAGTTCCTGATGGCGCTCTCTGCAATCACGGGTAAGGCAATTCCGTTAGAGCTTCAGCAAGAGCGGGGTCGCGCTGTGGATGCTTTAACCGATTCCCAAGCTTGGATCCATGGTAAGCGGGTAGCCCTCTACGGCGATCCGGACAACGTCATGAACATCACTCGCTTCCTGCTAGAAATGGGAGCTGAGCCGGTTCACATCGTAGTCACCAACAGCAACCCAGACTTCGAAGCTGAAGCCCGCGAGCTGCTCACCAACAGCCCCTACGGACAAGAAGCAACGGTTTGGGGCAAGAAGGATCTGTGGCACCTGCGTTCCTTGATGTTCACTGAGCCTGTAGACCTGCTGATCGGCAACTCCTACGGCAAGTACCTCTGGCGTGACACAGGGACCCCACTGGTGCGCATTGGCTATCCCATCTTCGATCGCCACCACATGCACCGCTACCCCACGTTGGGGTATCAAGGCGCGATCAACCAGTTCAACTGGATCATTAACACCATCCTGGATGAGCTCGATCGCCAGACTATCGTTCCTGCGAAGACGGATATCTCCTTTGACTTGATCCGTTAA
- a CDS encoding nitrogen fixation protein NifZ: MKLSDEIEIDSPPAFDMGDRVRVRKVIRNDGTFPGKDIGFHLAKKGDIGYIVGIGTYLQRAYIYSVHFLETNYVVGCLKKELDLAEDRPPLIEQPDW, encoded by the coding sequence ATGAAACTCAGCGACGAAATCGAAATAGATTCCCCCCCCGCTTTTGATATGGGCGATCGCGTCCGCGTCCGTAAGGTCATCCGCAATGACGGCACCTTCCCTGGTAAAGACATCGGCTTTCACCTCGCCAAAAAAGGGGATATCGGCTACATCGTCGGCATTGGCACTTACCTGCAACGGGCCTACATCTACTCCGTGCATTTTCTAGAAACCAACTACGTGGTTGGCTGCCTCAAAAAAGAGTTGGACTTAGCAGAAGACCGCCCACCCCTGATTGAACAACCAGACTGGTAG
- the nifU gene encoding Fe-S cluster assembly protein NifU, with protein sequence MWDYSEKVLELFYNPINQGTIADPDESDVAVVYGEVGSISCGDALRLHLKIQESTETILDSRFQTFGCTSAIASSSALTEIIKGKTLDEALNISNQDIAEYLGGLPEAKMHCSVMGQEALEAAIYKYRGIEVEHHEEDEGTLICSCFGITEPRVRRVIIENDLTTVEQVTNYVKAGGGCGSCLANIEDILIEVQQEREAVPGRVAAEIAIAEEQKGQVVGEADLPAIRMTTVQKIKLIQHVLDKEIRPILVADGGDVELFDIDGDRVQVSLKGACGSCSSSTTTVKHAIEAKLKEFVLPTLTVEEVAG encoded by the coding sequence ATGTGGGACTATTCCGAAAAAGTACTCGAATTGTTTTACAACCCCATTAACCAGGGGACGATCGCAGACCCGGATGAATCCGATGTGGCTGTGGTTTACGGCGAAGTCGGCAGCATTTCCTGTGGGGATGCCCTGCGGCTGCACCTGAAGATTCAGGAATCTACAGAGACAATTTTGGACTCCCGGTTCCAGACCTTTGGTTGTACTAGCGCGATCGCCTCCTCGTCCGCATTAACCGAAATCATCAAGGGCAAAACCCTGGATGAAGCCCTCAACATCTCCAACCAGGACATTGCCGAATATCTAGGCGGCCTGCCAGAAGCCAAAATGCACTGCTCCGTTATGGGCCAAGAAGCCTTGGAAGCAGCGATTTACAAGTATCGCGGCATTGAAGTCGAGCACCACGAAGAAGACGAAGGCACCCTGATCTGCTCCTGCTTTGGCATCACAGAACCCCGAGTTCGCCGGGTCATTATTGAAAACGACCTCACAACCGTTGAGCAAGTCACCAACTATGTCAAAGCAGGGGGCGGCTGCGGTTCCTGTTTGGCCAACATCGAAGACATTCTGATCGAAGTGCAGCAGGAGCGCGAAGCCGTGCCCGGACGGGTCGCCGCAGAGATTGCCATTGCTGAGGAGCAGAAGGGCCAAGTTGTTGGAGAGGCAGATCTCCCGGCAATCCGGATGACCACCGTTCAAAAAATCAAGCTCATCCAGCATGTGCTGGATAAAGAAATTCGCCCCATCTTGGTCGCCGATGGCGGCGATGTAGAGCTGTTCGATATCGATGGTGATCGCGTCCAAGTCTCCCTCAAAGGAGCCTGCGGCAGCTGTTCTAGCAGCACCACCACCGTGAAACACGCGATCGAAGCCAAGCTCAAGGAGTTCGTTTTACCCACCCTCACTGTGGAAGAGGTAGCGGGGTAA
- the nifS gene encoding cysteine desulfurase NifS codes for MVIYLDNNATTRVDPDVLAAMLPYLSDLYGNPSSMHSFGGQVGAAIQDARAQVAQLLGAEDTEIIFNSCGSEGNNTAIHAALAAQPEKRHIVTTVVEHPAILNVCKHLEKKGYSVTYLSVDKQGQLDLMEVEAAMTGGTALVTTMYANNETGVIFPVEQIGAIAQEYGATFHVDAVQAVGKVPLNLKNSTIDLLTLSGHKLHAPKGIGALYVRRGFRFRPFLLGGHQERGRRAGTQNVPGIIALGKAAELARKHLLDVDQERWLRDLLENQLLDLIPDCEVNGGGTTRLPNTSNIGFKYIEGEAILFMLNQQGICASSGSACTSGSLDPSHVLMAMGLPYTILHGSIRFSLSRFTTENEIRHVLAVMPGIVEKLRAISPFNNDEADWLQGRDVAVTA; via the coding sequence ATGGTCATTTATTTGGATAACAACGCCACCACTCGGGTTGATCCCGATGTTTTGGCGGCGATGCTGCCCTATTTGAGCGACCTCTATGGCAACCCATCTTCGATGCATAGTTTTGGGGGACAAGTGGGGGCAGCAATCCAGGATGCGAGAGCCCAAGTCGCCCAGTTATTAGGGGCAGAAGATACCGAAATTATCTTCAATAGCTGCGGCAGCGAGGGCAATAATACCGCTATCCACGCGGCTTTAGCAGCTCAACCCGAGAAACGCCATATCGTCACCACAGTTGTGGAGCATCCGGCTATTCTCAACGTCTGCAAGCACCTGGAGAAAAAAGGCTACAGCGTCACTTACCTTTCAGTGGATAAGCAGGGCCAGCTTGACCTCATGGAGGTAGAGGCAGCCATGACTGGGGGGACTGCCCTGGTGACGACGATGTATGCCAACAACGAAACCGGCGTAATTTTCCCCGTAGAGCAGATTGGGGCGATCGCTCAAGAATATGGCGCGACTTTCCATGTGGATGCGGTACAAGCCGTCGGCAAGGTGCCCCTAAATCTGAAAAATAGCACCATTGACCTGCTTACTCTCTCCGGCCACAAACTCCATGCTCCCAAGGGCATCGGTGCGCTTTATGTGCGACGCGGCTTCCGTTTCCGCCCCTTCTTACTAGGAGGACACCAGGAACGGGGCCGCCGCGCCGGGACCCAAAACGTACCGGGGATTATCGCCTTAGGCAAAGCTGCAGAGCTAGCGCGCAAGCATCTGCTGGATGTCGATCAAGAGCGTTGGCTCCGAGATTTGCTAGAGAATCAACTGCTGGATCTGATTCCCGACTGCGAAGTCAATGGCGGAGGCACCACTCGCCTGCCCAATACCTCCAACATTGGCTTCAAGTACATCGAAGGTGAGGCAATTCTGTTCATGCTGAATCAGCAGGGCATCTGTGCCTCCTCTGGATCGGCTTGCACCTCTGGTTCCCTAGATCCCTCCCATGTGCTGATGGCAATGGGGCTGCCCTACACCATCTTGCACGGCTCCATACGCTTTAGCCTCTCTCGGTTCACGACCGAAAACGAAATTCGCCATGTTTTGGCCGTCATGCCCGGCATTGTCGAAAAACTGCGCGCCATCTCCCCATTCAATAACGATGAGGCTGATTGGCTGCAAGGACGCGATGTGGCAGTTACTGCATAG
- the nifD gene encoding nitrogenase molybdenum-iron protein alpha chain, with the protein MTTVEDRKALVQEVLDAYPAKAKKSRSKHLNVSEEGASDCGVKSNKKSVPGVMTTRGCAYAGAKGVVWGPVKDMIHISHGPVGCGYYSWSGRRNYYVGTTGVDTFGTMQFTSDFQERDIVFGGDKKLDKLIDELEELFPLSKGTTIESECPVGLIGDDIEAVAKKQAKKTGKPVVPVRCEGFRGVSQSLGHHIANDTVRDWVLPKADEYRQLPEGFESSPYDVNIIGDYNIGGDAWPSRLLMEAIGLRVICQFSGDGTFNEVVMTPLAKLNLIHCYRSMNYICRFMEEKYGIGWLEYNFFGPTQIAKSLRKIAAQFDETIQAKAEEVIAQNQARMDSIIAKYRPRLEGKKVMMMVGGLRPRHVIPAFEDLGMDVIGTGYEFGHGDDYKRTADYVKEGTVIYDDVSGFEFEEFAKQLQPDLIAAGIKEKYVFQKMALPFRQMHSWDYSGPYHGYEGFEVFARDMDLAINNPTWSLINAPWQE; encoded by the coding sequence ATGACCACCGTAGAAGACAGAAAAGCGCTCGTCCAGGAGGTTCTGGACGCGTACCCCGCCAAAGCTAAAAAGAGCCGTTCCAAGCACCTTAATGTCTCAGAAGAAGGCGCTTCCGACTGCGGCGTTAAGTCCAACAAAAAATCCGTTCCCGGCGTAATGACTACTCGTGGCTGTGCCTATGCAGGGGCCAAAGGGGTGGTTTGGGGGCCGGTGAAAGATATGATTCACATCAGCCATGGCCCCGTGGGCTGCGGCTACTATTCCTGGTCTGGTCGCCGTAACTACTATGTGGGCACCACCGGGGTAGATACCTTTGGCACCATGCAGTTCACGTCCGACTTCCAGGAACGTGACATTGTATTTGGAGGTGACAAAAAGCTCGACAAGCTGATCGACGAACTCGAAGAACTCTTCCCCCTCAGCAAAGGCACGACCATTGAATCAGAATGCCCCGTTGGTTTGATTGGCGATGACATCGAAGCCGTTGCAAAAAAACAAGCCAAGAAGACTGGCAAACCCGTTGTGCCCGTTCGTTGTGAAGGCTTCCGAGGCGTTTCCCAATCGCTAGGTCACCACATTGCTAACGACACCGTGCGTGATTGGGTGCTGCCCAAGGCCGACGAGTATCGTCAGCTCCCCGAAGGCTTTGAGTCTAGCCCCTACGACGTCAACATCATTGGGGACTACAACATCGGGGGTGACGCTTGGCCAAGCCGTTTGTTGATGGAAGCCATCGGGCTACGGGTGATCTGTCAGTTCTCTGGGGATGGCACCTTCAACGAAGTAGTGATGACGCCCCTAGCGAAGCTAAACCTGATCCACTGCTACCGCTCCATGAACTATATCTGCCGCTTCATGGAAGAGAAGTACGGCATCGGCTGGCTAGAGTACAACTTCTTTGGCCCCACTCAGATTGCTAAATCCCTGCGTAAGATTGCCGCCCAGTTTGACGAGACTATTCAGGCTAAAGCTGAAGAAGTGATTGCTCAAAACCAGGCCCGCATGGATTCCATCATTGCCAAGTATCGTCCTCGCCTGGAAGGCAAGAAAGTCATGATGATGGTCGGTGGCCTGCGTCCCCGTCACGTTATCCCCGCTTTCGAAGATCTGGGGATGGATGTGATTGGTACCGGCTATGAATTCGGCCACGGCGATGACTACAAGCGCACCGCCGACTACGTCAAAGAAGGCACTGTCATTTATGACGATGTCAGCGGCTTCGAATTCGAAGAATTCGCCAAGCAGCTTCAGCCCGACCTGATCGCTGCAGGCATTAAAGAGAAGTACGTCTTCCAGAAGATGGCCCTTCCCTTCCGTCAGATGCACTCCTGGGATTATTCCGGCCCCTACCACGGCTACGAAGGCTTCGAAGTCTTCGCTCGCGATATGGATCTAGCCATCAACAATCCCACCTGGAGCCTGATTAACGCCCCTTGGCAAGAGTAG
- the nifH gene encoding nitrogenase iron protein, producing the protein MRQIAFYGKGGIGKSTTSQNTIAGLADTQRIMIVGCDPKADSTRLMLHSKAQTTILHLAAERGAVEDLELDEVLLTGYKNVKCVESGGPEPGVGCAGRGIITAINFLEEEGAYEDLDFVSYDVLGDVVCGGFAMPIREGKAQEIYIVVSGEMMAMYAANNIARGILKYAHSGGVRLGGLICNSRNVDQEVELIEALAEKLGTQMIHFVPRDNIVQHAELRRMTVIEYAPDSKQAEEYRTLARKIENNDNLVIPTPISMDELEELLVQFGLLGGEEEYEKVIAADKAAATV; encoded by the coding sequence ATGCGTCAGATTGCATTTTACGGAAAAGGCGGTATTGGTAAGTCCACAACTTCCCAGAACACCATCGCTGGATTGGCAGATACTCAGCGCATCATGATTGTGGGGTGTGACCCTAAAGCAGACTCCACCCGTCTGATGCTGCACAGTAAGGCTCAAACCACCATTCTGCACTTAGCTGCTGAGCGCGGTGCGGTAGAAGATCTAGAACTCGACGAAGTGCTACTCACTGGTTACAAAAACGTTAAATGCGTTGAGTCCGGTGGTCCTGAGCCAGGTGTAGGCTGTGCCGGTCGAGGCATCATTACCGCTATCAACTTCTTGGAAGAAGAAGGCGCTTACGAAGACCTCGATTTCGTTTCTTACGACGTATTAGGCGACGTTGTTTGCGGTGGTTTTGCCATGCCGATTCGGGAAGGCAAAGCCCAGGAAATCTACATCGTGGTTTCCGGCGAAATGATGGCTATGTACGCGGCTAACAACATTGCCCGAGGCATCCTCAAGTATGCTCACTCCGGTGGTGTCCGTCTAGGCGGCCTCATCTGTAACAGCCGTAATGTTGACCAGGAAGTTGAGCTAATCGAAGCCCTGGCTGAGAAACTCGGCACTCAAATGATCCACTTCGTGCCCCGCGACAACATCGTCCAGCACGCTGAACTGCGCCGCATGACCGTGATTGAGTACGCTCCTGACAGCAAGCAGGCCGAAGAATATCGCACCCTAGCTCGCAAGATCGAAAACAACGATAACCTCGTTATCCCCACGCCTATCTCCATGGACGAGCTGGAAGAACTCTTAGTTCAGTTCGGCCTCCTGGGTGGTGAAGAAGAATACGAGAAGGTAATCGCGGCAGACAAAGCAGCAGCAACAGTCTAA